One window of the Solidesulfovibrio carbinolicus genome contains the following:
- a CDS encoding protein rep, producing the protein MPSKSTWCCGHGVIPAERHGKPTGAPGQAQIHAYEDMDGDDDAMARYHAVIGVVRCASPHVCPVCGAKIQAKRRKDVSFVTKRMLELGYTYVFATFTAGHKFGDKLIENVEKFQESSRKMKQGKAYKALTTKWDIKHYIRTAETTLDHPESTQKTGWHWHGHHILYLNRPHLTREEAEQLEAELSALWAKACAKYDLKVSLEHGLRIERPHFKSKKDGVIYLDDANAKRLGDYAAKTVSFEAAPAPNVKKGRKGQRISSWELIGLVVFGKRKDLLGLLSEFLIAMKGRRSMYMSRGLAALTGLDELDDEEVMKGKGNEGIYAFDDESWSKFSRHGKVRSAMHKLDDGMPVREVVKATIDGCISMQQLERIDMQLEEAALEVFDEDTGEVLISREDVQGHFAGDYVPKLEVIDRSPDKKNQAPARPAGCRSAA; encoded by the coding sequence ATGCCCAGTAAAAGCACGTGGTGCTGTGGTCATGGCGTAATTCCAGCGGAAAGACACGGCAAACCTACGGGCGCACCCGGCCAAGCCCAGATTCATGCCTATGAAGACATGGACGGCGACGACGACGCCATGGCTCGGTATCACGCTGTGATCGGTGTTGTTCGTTGTGCGTCTCCCCATGTTTGTCCGGTTTGCGGCGCAAAGATTCAAGCAAAACGTCGCAAAGACGTGTCTTTTGTGACTAAAAGAATGCTTGAACTTGGGTACACATATGTTTTTGCGACTTTTACGGCTGGTCATAAATTCGGTGATAAGCTCATTGAAAATGTAGAAAAATTTCAAGAATCGTCACGAAAGATGAAACAAGGGAAAGCATATAAAGCATTGACAACAAAGTGGGATATTAAACATTACATTAGAACCGCAGAAACAACACTTGACCATCCTGAATCTACACAAAAAACAGGTTGGCATTGGCACGGTCATCATATTTTGTATCTGAATCGTCCACATCTTACACGAGAAGAAGCTGAACAACTTGAAGCGGAATTGAGTGCTTTGTGGGCAAAGGCTTGTGCAAAGTATGATTTAAAAGTCAGCTTGGAACACGGATTGCGGATTGAGCGGCCACACTTTAAGTCTAAAAAAGATGGTGTAATCTATCTTGACGATGCCAATGCAAAGCGTTTGGGAGATTATGCAGCGAAAACAGTCTCTTTTGAAGCGGCACCGGCTCCGAATGTCAAGAAAGGCCGCAAGGGTCAACGCATTTCATCTTGGGAACTGATTGGACTCGTTGTATTTGGCAAAAGAAAGGATTTGCTTGGACTGCTCTCTGAATTTCTCATTGCAATGAAAGGCCGAAGGTCAATGTATATGTCGCGAGGCTTGGCGGCTTTGACCGGTCTTGATGAGCTTGACGACGAAGAAGTAATGAAAGGCAAAGGGAATGAAGGTATTTATGCATTTGATGACGAATCGTGGTCAAAGTTTTCACGTCACGGGAAAGTCAGGTCAGCAATGCATAAACTTGATGATGGAATGCCAGTTCGTGAAGTTGTCAAAGCAACTATTGATGGGTGCATTTCAATGCAGCAACTAGAGCGCATTGATATGCAGCTTGAAGAAGCTGCATTAGAAGTTTTTGATGAAGATACGGGCGAAGTGTTAATTTCAAGAGAGGACGTTCAGGGGCATTTCGCTGGAGACTATGTGCCGAAGCTCGAAGTTATTGACAGAAGTCCGGATAAAAAGAACCAGGCCCCAGCTAGACCGGCTGGCTGCCGATCTGCGGCATGA